A genomic segment from Biomphalaria glabrata chromosome 16, xgBioGlab47.1, whole genome shotgun sequence encodes:
- the LOC106071788 gene encoding uncharacterized protein LOC106071788: MHVFLKYRRSRGPLVTLWDQSVLLQKNVLLEQTLSTFVLIFIIRALKGTRFVFICKDCGKSASIVDAEYMLVCCTVHIQTKDGRNQYVGGASSMTQFLVSSRSEHCSQPSECQSCSSSFVYLKRPANLPEGSVHQLDDRPRLDLGQAPLSMHTSDGKEKQLQTSSDQTLFRHPGSLQPTSHLLQQQKQYHYPSSSQTYHIAGGHPHDALASSQSPVSSRQARYPREEVRQEVYSQKYGNYQFSSTQCQPSESQSLTHYQQSCQGSSESPQRYWDPSPRLKQSQWTMDRYQHPVPYSSEKQSPNKLSGKPQAASYPQENWHEMQLIPVAGAAILPEIQMTELLSESDIAAPWLPNTPDNLSPTVHIVQKLSQATVSDSQCVDTHINTPPGNTSPKTTKSMILQVPVQDRSPSLSPMAGHKMKQLFVFPDVHQLAPAKLGSTLESAVLNVSVPGVIESQRRRYVSSGSSGDSSNAGDNTKGSSSAGPDGGRHRFLSGDTDVDDTIVDSETGSSVLEDSGSSREQSPFRPDTKPVSLRSSPSRRVTSPSDRKTLHRQQGILGEEEFEFLHPDSDRSSQDDKLQPPKFKRRLHERYVSSLKDESSVHGEGSSDVLVSYDVSGDLKPTLKLESVSSDFDEEESSMPKSPRRSLADESYRGDSHELSADEGDVFMEPARISQKSKPRNQQQPLDLSRAPLGVSTFHGMYRTSSLPESDTPTSSPGPKSHYSPLLRSTHRLNFSPHGLMSPQSPLCSVPEGGRIFNFNMPSSYEAAGAHSDTDIISPSPMSPRFFTFPSINPPHSSTPLLNPMSEVNRLAVSPRALYPTSPIQFSLRSKTVAHVKWEHYSKRSFSDSDVAYQCPVCGQVFPSNDNLAKHMAKHLPTETVRSADNNKIHYCKVCDRSFSRSDMLTRHMRLHTGLKPYECMDCGQVFSRSDHLNTHKRTHTGEKPYRCPQCPYAACRRDMITRHMRTHSKRTPKRGRYLSVPDDGADARKSSVSSTETSESHELSVGLNCSSISSIESLDLEMGQGRRRLMQASVESLPSTDDPSNVARTSTSSKESEDIEDFTADFSPAHWLAGRKAVDPTNSSAFLDQKSATRHTSEEEAVVEKHPHETRSHASNRQHCPKTSPFAGQGPHYMISSTAHQGNPTNLPQESS, encoded by the coding sequence ATGCATGTGTTTCTGAAATATAGGCGGTCGAGAGGCCCTTTAGTAACCCTTTGGGATCAGTCTGTTCTGCTACAGAAGAATGTTCTACTAGAACAGACATTGTCAACGTTTGTGCTCATTTTTATAATTAGAGCATTGAAAGGGACACGCTTTGTATTCATTTGCAAGGATTGTGGTAAAAGTGCTAGTATTGTGGATGCAGAGTATATGTTGGTTTGTTGCACTGTTCACATACAAACTAAAGATGGAAGGAATCAATATGTCGGCGGAGCAAGTAGCATGACACAGTTCTTAGTGTCATCTAGAAGTGAACATTGTAGTCAACCTTCTGAATGCCAATCTTGTAGCTCATCTTTCGTATATTTGAAGCGGCCAGCAAATCTTCCAGAAGGATCTGTACACCAGCTTGATGATCGTCCCCGGCTCGACCTGGGCCAAGCTCCTCTTTCAATGCATACTTCGGACGGTAAAGAGAAACAGTTGCAGACATCATCAGATCAAACACTTTTTCGGCACCCAGGGTCGCTTCAACCTACCAGTCACCTTTTACAGCAGCAGAAGCAGTACCACTACCCGTCAAGCTCCCAAACGTATCACATCGCTGGTGGTCATCCTCATGATGCGCTTGCTTCATCTCAGTCACCAGTTTCATCCAGGCAAGCCCGCTATCCCAGGGAAGAGGTTCGCCAAGAGGTTTACTCTCAAAAATATGGTAACTATCAGTTCAGCAGTACCCAGTGTCAACCTTCTGAGTCGCAGTCACTCACCCATTACCAGCAATCATGCCAAGGAAGTTCCGAATCACCACAAAGGTATTGGGATCCATCCCCTAGGTTGAAACAATCTCAGTGGACTATGGATAGGTATCAGCATCCTGTTCCTTATTCTTCTGAAAAGCAGAGCCCCAACAAACTTAGTGGCAAACCTCAAGCAGCCTCATATCCTCAAGAGAACTGGCATGAGATGCAGCTGATCCCAGTGGCAGGGGCAGCGATTCTTCCTGAGATACAAATGACAGAGTTGTTAAGTGAAAGCGACATCGCTGCCCCTTGGCTACCTAACACTCCAGACAATTTGTCACCCACCGTGCACATTGTCCAGAAACTGTCTCAAGCTACTGTAAGTGATAGCCAATGTGTGGATACTCATATAAATACGCCACCGGGGAACACCTCCCCAAAGACAACAAAGTCAATGATACTACAAGTCCCCGTTCAGGACAGGTCACCTTCACTAAGCCCAATGGCCGGACATAAGATGAAGCAGCTGTTCGTGTTTCCCGATGTGCATCAACTGGCACCAGCCAAACTTGGTTCTACCCTGGAGAGCGCAGTTCTGAACGTTTCAGTCCCTGGCGTGATAGAGAGTCAGAGAAGACGCTACGTGTCATCTGGAAGTAGTGGCGACTCATCCAATGCCGGAGACAACACAAAAGGTTCTAGCAGCGCTGGACCTGACGGAGGTCGACATAGATTTCTCAGTGGAGATACGGATGTAGACGACACCATAGTTGACTCTGAAACAGGCTCAAGTGTATTAGAGGACAGTGGCAGCAGCAGAGAACAAAGCCCCTTCCGCCCCGACACCAAGCCTGTTAGTCTAAGGTCTTCTCCGTCTAGGCGCGTTACCTCCCCATCAGACAGGAAAACTCTACACAGGCAGCAAGGTATTTTGGGAGAAGAAGAATTTGAATTCCTTCACCCAGATTCAGACAGAAGCTCCCAAGATGATAAGTTACAGCCTCCAAAGTTTAAAAGAAGGCTGCATGAGCGTTATGTCTCTAGCTTGAAAGACGAATCATCTGTTCACGGGGAAGGAAGCAGCGATGTGTTGGTATCCTATGATGTTTCAGGTGATCTCAAACCAACACTCAAGCTTGAGAGCGTGTCCAGTGACTTTGACGAGGAAGAGAGCTCCATGCCCAAAAGCCCTAGACGCTCTCTGGCTGATGAGAGTTATCGGGGAGACTCGCACGAACTGAGCGCAGATGAAGGTGACGTGTTTATGGAGCCTGCTAGGATATCGCAAAAGTCGAAACCGAGAAACCAGCAGCAGCCTTTGGATCTGTCTCGAGCCCCATTAGGCGTCTCGACATTCCATGGCATGTACAGGACTTCCTCATTGCCAGAATCTGACACGCCTACCAGCTCGCCTGGTCCCAAATCCCACTATTCTCCTTTGTTACGGTCCACACACAGACTGAATTTCTCTCCACACGGACTCATGTCCCCACAGTCGCCCCTGTGTTCAGTGCCAGAGGGAGggaggatttttaatttcaacatGCCCAGTTCATATGAAGCCGCGGGAGCTCACTCGGACACTGATATCATTTCCCCTAGCCCCATGTCTCCAAGATTCTTTACCTTCCCCTCCATCAATCCTCCCCATTCGTCAACGCCTCTGCTGAACCCCATGTCGGAGGTGAACAGGCTGGCTGTTTCTCCTCGCGCACTGTATCCGACTTCCCCGATCCAGTTCTCCCTGAGATCAAAAACTGTGGCTCACGTCAAGTGGGAACACTATTCCAAACGGTCGTTCTCAGATTCGGATGTAGCCTATCAGTGCCCTGTGTGTGGTCAAGTGTTCCCGTCAAATGACAATTTGGCCAAGCACATGGCTAAACATCTGCCAACCGAGACTGTTCGATCGGCAGACAACAATAAAATCCACTACTGTAAAGTGTGCGACCGGTCATTTTCAAGGTCGGACATGCTGACTAGGCACATGAGACTTCATACTGGCCTCAAGCCATACGAGTGCATGGACTGCGGACAGGTTTTCAGCCGCTCGGACCATCTCAATACGCACAAACGCACTCACACGGGAGAGAAGCCGTACAGGTGCCCCCAGTGTCCGTATGCTGCCTGCAGGAGGGACATGATCACTCGCCACATGCGAACTCATTCAAAGCGCACGCCGAAGCGAGGCCGCTACCTCTCGGTCCCCGACGACGGGGCCGATGCGCGCAAGAGCTCTGTGTCCAGCACAGAGACCTCCGAGTCGCACGAGCTTTCCGTGGGCCTGAATTGCTCCTCTATCTCCAGTATAGAGAGCCTGGACCTGGAGATGGGACAGGGACGCAGGCGCCTGATGCAAGCGAGCGTGGAGTCGCTGCCTTCCACCGATGACCCCAGCAACGTGGCTCGGACATCGACCAGCAGCAAAGAGTCCGAGGATATAGAAGACTTCACGGCTGACTTCTCCCCTGCACATTGGTTAGCTGGCAGGAAAGCCGTCGATCCAACTAACAGTTCGGCATTCCTGGATCAGAAGAGCGCCACCCGGCACACCTCGGAGGAAGAAGCTGTTGTAGAAAAACATCCCCACGAAACACGGAGCCACGCCTCTAATCGACAGCATTGCCCAAAGACGTCGCCCTTTGCTGGGCAGGGGCCCCACTATATGATAAGCAGCACTGCCCATCAAGGCAACCCCACCAACCTTCCTCAGGAGTCTTCTTGA